GTCGCTGTTCTGCGTCGCGGAGGCGCGGACGACGTGGACCCGACAGGTCGTCCCGAAGGACCTCGACGACGAGGCCGGCGCCCGCGAGACCCTCGCGGACGCGAACGTCCCGACACCGGAGATCGACGCGACCGCCCGCGAGAGCGTCCACCGGACGGTGAAGACGCGGGTCTCGGAGTCGCAGGCGACGACGCTCCGCCGGGAGGCCGCCCGTGCCGGCGTCGCCTGCGGCGTCAGCGGCGTGGGCGGCGGCGAACTCGCGGAGGTCGTGCTCTCGGGATCGCGCGCGGAGTTCGACGCGTTGGTCGGGGCGCTGGAGGGCCTCGGCGACGGACTCGCCGGCGTGGCGGCGGACCTCCGGGACGCACCCGACTCGGCGTCGGCGTCAGCGTCGGCGGCGTCGGCGTCGGCGTCGGCGTCGGCGTCGGCACCGGCGGAGGACTACCCCTGGACCGACGGCACCGCGGTGATGGGCGTCCTGAACGTGACGCCGGACTCGTTCCACGACGGCGGCGAGTTCTTCGACGAGGCGGACGCGCGGGCGCGGGCGGAGGCGCTCGCCGCCGCCGGCGCCGACATCGTCGACGTGGGCGGGGAGTCGACGCGGCCGGGCGCGGAGACGGTGTCCGTCGAGGAGGAGATCGCCCGCATCGAGCCGGTTATCGAGGCCATCGCCGACGTGGACGCGCTGATCTCGGTGGACACGCGGAAGGCGGCCGTCGCGGAGGCGGCGCTGGACGCCGGCGCGGACGTCCTCAACGACGTGACCGGCCTGGAGGACCCCGAGATGCGCTTCCTCGCGGCCGAGCGCGACGTGCCGGTGATCGTGATGCACAGCATCGACGCGCCGGTCGACCCCGAGAGCGACCCCGAGTACGACGACGTGGTCGAGGACGCCATCGCCGAGCTGGGCGAGCGCGTGCTCCTCGCGGAGAAGGCGGGCATCCCCCGCGAGAACGTCATCGTCGACCCCGGGATCGGCTTCGGCAAGTCGCCGCGGGAGAACTTCGCGATCCTCGGGCGCCTCGGCGAGTTCGACGCGCTCGGGTGTCCGGTCCTGTTCGGGCACTCCCACAAGCGTATGTTCGAGTTGACCGGCGAGACCGCCGGCGACGCGCCCCACGGCACCGTCGCGGCGACGGCGCTGGCGGCGGCCAACGGCGCCGACATCGTCCGCGTGCACGACGCCGCCGAGAACGTCGCGGCCGTCCGGGTCGCCGCGGCCGCCGCCGACCCCGAGGGGTTCGACGCGCCGCGACCCGACGGCGGCGAGGACGGCCGCGGCGACGATGACGGCGTCGCCGCCGACGGAAGAGCCGGCGACGGTGACGGAACCGGAAGCGACGGGGAGGACCCGTGACCGCGAGCGACCCGGGACCGTACGAGACCGCGTACGCCCGTCCCGACGGCGACGCGACGGCCGCCCGGCTCGCACAGACCGCGAGGCGATACGGCTACGACGGGCTCGTGATACGCACGCGCGAGACGGAGTTCGACGCCGACGCGCTCCGCGAGCGCTACGACGTGGACGTGGTGCCGGCGGTCGAGGTCGTCGCCGACGAGCCGCCATCCGCCAGCGGCGCGGTCGGGAACTTCCGGCCCGACTACCCCCTCGTGCTCGTGCGCGGCGGAACGGACGCGCTCAACCGCTTCGCCGTCGAGCAGGACCGCGTCGACGTGCTCGCGGCGCCGCTGTCGGGCGAGGGCGGGTTCAACCACGTGCTCGCGAAGGCCGCGGCGACACACGGCACGCGCGTGGAGTTCGATCTCGGCCCGGCGCTGCGCGAATCGGGCGGACGGCGGGTGCGCGCGCTGAAGGGTCTCCGGAAGCTCCGCGAGATCGTCGGCCACTACGACGCGCCGTACGTGGTGAGCGCGCGGCCGACCTCCCACCTCGAGGTGCGGTCGCCGCGGGAGCTGGTCGCCCTCGGCGCCGAGTTGGGGTTCACGGAGGAGTGGATCCGCGATGGGCTCGCGGAGTGGGGTCGGCTGGCGGCGCGCAACCGCGAGCGACTGTCCGCGGAGTTCATTTCCCCGGGGGTCCGAGTGGACCGGTGTGAAGAAGACGATCGCTGACCACGCGGCGCGGTTCTCCGAGGCCGCCGCCGACTACGACGACGAGCAGAACAGCGAGGAGTACGAGGCGTGCGCCGGGCTGGTCATCCGCCGCGCGGGGCCCGCCGGGAGCGACACGGTGCTCGATCTCGGCACGGGAACCGGGGCCATCGCGCTGGCGCTGGCCGACGAGGCCGGTCAGGTCGTCGGGCGCGACGTGAGCGAGGGGATGCTGGAACAGGCGAGAGGGAAGGCGGCCGATCGAGGGACCGAGAACGTCGAGTTCGGCTACGGCGAGTTTCGCGACCCGGGGTACGACGGCGACGCGCAGATCGTCACCTCGAACTTCGCGCTGCATCACCTCGCGGACGAGGAGAAGCGCGAGGCGATCGAGACGTGGGCGGGCCTCGACGGCGGGACGACGCCCAGCCGGAGCGACTCGGTCGGCCCGCGGCGGATCGTCCTCGGCGACGTGATGTTCTTCGGCGAGCCCGATCCCGAGGAACCGTTCTACAGCCCCGAGGTCGACGACCCCGCGACCGTCGGGACGCTCGTCGACTACTTCACCGACGCCGGCTACGCCGTGACGCAGGTGGACCGCGTGCACGACCAGGTCGGGGTGATCACCGCCGAGCGCGTCGTCTCCGGCGGCCGGGAGTCGTGATCGAACCGAAGCGAGTCGTGATCGAGTCGACCGCCGCAGTCGACCGCGCGTGAAGCACCTCCCCAAGCACCTCCGGCCCCGGTGGCGCTACCTCGTCGTCGGGCTGGAGTCGTGGCCCGACGCCGACCTCTCGCGGGGGCCGTTCCAGCGCGAGGTGTGGTACGCCGCCCAGAACCTCCTGGGCGACCCCGGGAGCGCGGACGCCGACCTGACGGTCGTCCGGTTCCGGTTCGAGGCGGGCCGCGGCGCGGCGATCGTCCGCGCTCGCCGCGGCGAGGTCGAGCGCGCGCGGGCGGCGCTGGCGTGCATCGACGCGGTCGACGGTCACCCGGTCGGCGTGCGCGTACGCGGCGTCTCGGGGACGATACGGGCCGGTGAGGAAAGCTATTTACGCGACGCGGGCGGATTCGTGGACGAGAGTACGGTCGAACTCACGGCCGACGACGCGAGCGGACCCGGCCGTCGTTGCCGCGACGGCGCGGTCGACGTCTCGACGCCGTCGGGGTACGTGGGCGCGACCGACGCAGACACTTCCCGACCGGGGCTGTCCGACCCGGACGACGACGCGGCCCCGGACGATCACTGAGACACGATGCAGGGACAATCCCAACAACAGGCGTACGACCGGGGGATCACCATCTTCTCCCCGGACGGTCGCCTCTATCAGGTCGAGTACGCGCGAGAGGCAGTCAAACGAGGCACGGCGAGCGTCGGGGTCCGCACGACCGACGGCATCGTGCTTGCGGCGGACAAGCGGTCGCGCTCGGAGCTGATGGAGCCCGCCTCCGTCGAGAAGCTCCACAAGATAGACGACCACGTCGGCATCGCCAGCGCGGGCCACGTTGCCGACGCCCGACAGCTCATCGACTTCGCCCGCCGGCAGGCGCAGGTGAACCGCCTCCGCTACGGCGAGGAGATGGGCATCGAGACGCTGACGAAGACCGTCACCGACCACATCCAGCAGTACACGCAGGTCGGGGGCGCGCGCCCGTTCGGCGTCGCGCTCATCGTCGGCGGCATCGAGAACGGCGAGCCCCGCCTGTTCGAGACGGACCCCTCGGGTACCCCGTACGAGTGGAAGGCGCTCTCGATCGGCGCGAACCGCGCGGACGTACGCGAGCGCCTCGAGGAGGGCTACAGCGACGAACTCTCCATGGAGGAGGGGATCGATCTCGCGCTCGCCGCGCTGGCGGAGTCCGGCGACGACGAGGGGCTCGAACCCGACGGCGTCGGCCTCGCGACGATCGGCGTCGACGACGAGGTGTACGTCGACCACGACGCCGCCTCGATCGAGGGCTACCTCGACGAGTTCGGCTACCTGGCCGAGGACGACGAGGGCGCCGAGGACGACGCTCCCGACGAATAAGGACCGTCGACCGTTTCCGCGGACGGCCCGGTTCGCTCCGCCTCGCCGGACCGCTTTTCATCCACACCCGCCACCCGCAGGTATGTGCGACGATCGGTACGATCTGCGTGCGGGTTCGCCGACGGTCGAGGAATTCCAGCGGCTGCGGGCGCTCGCAGGCATGAGCGAGCGCCCGCGCGCGGGGATCGAGCGGGGGCTGCCGAACAGTCTCTTTGCGGTCCGCGCCGTCGACACCGAGGGCGATCCGGACGCGCTCGGCGGCGGGAAGCCGGATGTCGACAACGACACGGCCGGCGTCGATGACTGGACGACCAGCGTCGACGACGGCACGGTCGTCGGGATGGGCCGCGTCGTCGGCGACGGGGGATCGGTGTACCACGTCTGCGATATGGCGGTCCACCCGGATCACCAGCGCCGCGGGCTCGGACGCCGGATCCTGGACGCGATCGACCGGTTCGTCGACGACGACGCGCCCGCCGGCGCCTACGTGAACCTCATGGCTGACGTGGACGGCTTCTACGAGGGCGCCGGCTACGCGGAGACGCGGCCGGCGTCGAAGGGAATGTACCGCCGAGTGGAGTGACGACTCGGCGGGTACTGGAGTGACGGCTCGGCGGGTTCTGGAGTGAGCACTCGGCGGCTACGGTCTCCGGACACCTCGTCCGCGACGCCGTGCGGGCGGCACGGCGCCGGTGCGGACGGGTGTGTCGGCACGGAACGCGGCGGCGACCCCAGACGTGGTGACAGTACTGTGGTGACAGACGGTGGAGCGTCGCGTGCTGGCCGGAGACGCTCCGTGGGCCGCCGCCGCTGACACAACTATTTACTCATGATAGAATAAGCCTTTTGGCGGCGCGCGTGGTACGACCGGGTATGAAAGCCATCGCCGTTCGCCGGGGGGAGGAGACCCCGTCCGTACTCGAGAAGCCGAGACCGGACCCGGCCGAGGGGGAGGCGCTCGTCCGGACGCTCCGCGTCGGCGTCGACGGGACTGACCACGAGGTCATCGCCGGCAGCCACGGCGGCTACCCCGAGGGGGAGGACCACATCGTCCTGGGCCACGAGGCCGTCGGCGTCGTCGTCGACCCGAACGGGACCGGGCTCTCGGCGGGCGACGTGGTCGTGCCGACCGTCCGACGGCGACCGAACGGCTCGAACGACTACTTCGCCCGCGGCGAGCCGGACATGGCGCCCGAGGGGTTCTACCACGAGCGCGGCATCGACGGCGCCCACGGGTTCATGTCCGAGTACTTCACCAGCCCCGCCGAGCACCTCGTGCACTGCCCGCCCGAACTCGCGGAGCTGGGCTTCCTCGTCGAGCCGGCGTCGATCACGGAGAAGGCGATCGAACACGCGCGGGCGAGCCGGTCGGCGTTCGAGTGGGACCCCGAGTCCGCATTCGTGCTCGGCAACGGGAGCCTCGGGCTGCTCACCGTGGCGATGCTGCAGGCGTCGTTCGACCGCCTCTACTGCCTGGGGCGGCGCGACCGCCCGGACCCGACGATCGACATCATCGACGAGCTGGGCGCGACGTACGTCGACTCCCGCGAGACGCCCGTCGACGAGGTGCCCGACGTCTACGAGCCGATGGACTTCGTGTACGAGGCGACCGGGTACGCGAAACACGCCTTCGAGACGGTCGAGGCGCTGGCGCCCAACGGCGTCGGCGCGCTGCTCGGCGTCCCGAGCGACTGGGAGTTCGAGGTCGACGGCGGCGCGCTCCACCGGGAGCTGGTCCTCCACAACAAGGCGCTCGTCGGCTCGGTGAACTCGAACGTCCGCCACTTCGAACGGGGTGTCGAGTCCGTCGCGGCCCTGCCGGAGTGGTTCACCGACGATCTGGTGACGGGCGTGTACGGCCTCGACGAGTTCGAGCGGGCGTTCGACGACGACGACACCACTATCAAGACGGCCGTGGAATTCGGGTCACGATGAAGAACGTCGACGACCTCATCGACGACGCGGCGGAGCTGGCAGAACGCGGGCTCTCGAAGGGCGAGATCGCCGACGAGCTGAACGTCTCCCGGGAGACGGCCTCCTGGCTCGTGGACCGCTCGGGCGCGACCCCCGGCGACGCCGCGGGAACCGACGACGCGGGCGCGACCGGCCCCTCGGGCCCGCAGGACATCCACGTCGACTGGTCGGCGATCGGCCGCGACTCCAAGCGACTCACCCACGTCGGCCGGGCGATGGCCGACCTGCTCGCCAAGGAGGGCGAGGAGGTCGACCTCACCGTCGGCATCGAGAAGGCCGGCACGCCGCTGGCGACGACGATCGCGCGCGAACTCGACACGGACATGGCGGCGTACGCCCCCGCGAAACACCAGTGGGAGGAGGGCGACCTCGACCAGACCGGCGGCGGCTTCTCGCGTAACTTCGCGACGATCCGCGGGCGGGAGTGCTTCGTCGTCGACGACACCGTCACCTCCGGCACGACGCTCACGGAGACGGTCGAGGCGGTGCAAGCGGAGGGCGGCAAGCCCAAGGCGTGCGTCGTCATCGTCGACAAGCAGGGACTCGACGAGGTCTCCGGCGTCCCCGTCTACTCGCTGATCAACGTCGTCGGCGTCGGTCGCGACTAGGTCCGGTCGGACTCCCGCGGGAGCTCACGAGGCGGTTCGTCACCGAAGACCACGGTGACCGATGGTCCTCGGGGTACGCGTACGCCGGATAGTCGAACGACGGTCGCGGATCCCGTCACAACGTCTATCAACCGGAGTCGCCTACGATATCGCATGGCATTTCAACCCGAAAGCGAGCTGACGGCCGAGGAGGCCGCCGAGCG
This genomic stretch from Halobaculum roseum harbors:
- the folP gene encoding dihydropteroate synthase, which translates into the protein MRYYEAANFLFDLRRFQVKPGTESVRDLLAHLGDPHEGIDFVQVAGSNGKGSVARMVESVLREEGRRVGLYTSPHFEDVRERVRVDGRSIPKAEVAAFVEAAKPWLVGRAADGEPLTFFEVVTALALWRFDRADVDVAVLEVGMGGEYDATSVVDPVAAAVTNVSLEHTAVLGDTVEEIARTKAKVAPAGGPLVTATEGEALATVREVAGDRDADVITVSGPTGGPDPADADLTATYEGAVSPQESRVAIVGGGRAVETRIPLLGAYQATNAGVAAALARALGVEDGGTLARGLRNAHWPGRFEVMESEPLVVLDGAHNPAACGTLGETLSELDYDDLHLVFGAMHDKDHGEMAAALPPTATVHTCAPALDRAEDPEVLARVFERETDGAVTAGDSVADALGAAREAADPDDCVLLTGSLFCVAEARTTWTRQVVPKDLDDEAGARETLADANVPTPEIDATARESVHRTVKTRVSESQATTLRREAARAGVACGVSGVGGGELAEVVLSGSRAEFDALVGALEGLGDGLAGVAADLRDAPDSASASASAASASASASASAPAEDYPWTDGTAVMGVLNVTPDSFHDGGEFFDEADARARAEALAAAGADIVDVGGESTRPGAETVSVEEEIARIEPVIEAIADVDALISVDTRKAAVAEAALDAGADVLNDVTGLEDPEMRFLAAERDVPVIVMHSIDAPVDPESDPEYDDVVEDAIAELGERVLLAEKAGIPRENVIVDPGIGFGKSPRENFAILGRLGEFDALGCPVLFGHSHKRMFELTGETAGDAPHGTVAATALAAANGADIVRVHDAAENVAAVRVAAAAADPEGFDAPRPDGGEDGRGDDDGVAADGRAGDGDGTGSDGEDP
- a CDS encoding RNase P subunit p30 family protein produces the protein MTASDPGPYETAYARPDGDATAARLAQTARRYGYDGLVIRTRETEFDADALRERYDVDVVPAVEVVADEPPSASGAVGNFRPDYPLVLVRGGTDALNRFAVEQDRVDVLAAPLSGEGGFNHVLAKAAATHGTRVEFDLGPALRESGGRRVRALKGLRKLREIVGHYDAPYVVSARPTSHLEVRSPRELVALGAELGFTEEWIRDGLAEWGRLAARNRERLSAEFISPGVRVDRCEEDDR
- a CDS encoding class I SAM-dependent methyltransferase, with amino-acid sequence MKKTIADHAARFSEAAADYDDEQNSEEYEACAGLVIRRAGPAGSDTVLDLGTGTGAIALALADEAGQVVGRDVSEGMLEQARGKAADRGTENVEFGYGEFRDPGYDGDAQIVTSNFALHHLADEEKREAIETWAGLDGGTTPSRSDSVGPRRIVLGDVMFFGEPDPEEPFYSPEVDDPATVGTLVDYFTDAGYAVTQVDRVHDQVGVITAERVVSGGRES
- a CDS encoding Rpp14/Pop5 family protein is translated as MKHLPKHLRPRWRYLVVGLESWPDADLSRGPFQREVWYAAQNLLGDPGSADADLTVVRFRFEAGRGAAIVRARRGEVERARAALACIDAVDGHPVGVRVRGVSGTIRAGEESYLRDAGGFVDESTVELTADDASGPGRRCRDGAVDVSTPSGYVGATDADTSRPGLSDPDDDAAPDDH
- the psmA gene encoding archaeal proteasome endopeptidase complex subunit alpha, with product MQGQSQQQAYDRGITIFSPDGRLYQVEYAREAVKRGTASVGVRTTDGIVLAADKRSRSELMEPASVEKLHKIDDHVGIASAGHVADARQLIDFARRQAQVNRLRYGEEMGIETLTKTVTDHIQQYTQVGGARPFGVALIVGGIENGEPRLFETDPSGTPYEWKALSIGANRADVRERLEEGYSDELSMEEGIDLALAALAESGDDEGLEPDGVGLATIGVDDEVYVDHDAASIEGYLDEFGYLAEDDEGAEDDAPDE
- a CDS encoding GNAT family N-acetyltransferase: MCDDRYDLRAGSPTVEEFQRLRALAGMSERPRAGIERGLPNSLFAVRAVDTEGDPDALGGGKPDVDNDTAGVDDWTTSVDDGTVVGMGRVVGDGGSVYHVCDMAVHPDHQRRGLGRRILDAIDRFVDDDAPAGAYVNLMADVDGFYEGAGYAETRPASKGMYRRVE
- a CDS encoding glucose 1-dehydrogenase; the protein is MKAIAVRRGEETPSVLEKPRPDPAEGEALVRTLRVGVDGTDHEVIAGSHGGYPEGEDHIVLGHEAVGVVVDPNGTGLSAGDVVVPTVRRRPNGSNDYFARGEPDMAPEGFYHERGIDGAHGFMSEYFTSPAEHLVHCPPELAELGFLVEPASITEKAIEHARASRSAFEWDPESAFVLGNGSLGLLTVAMLQASFDRLYCLGRRDRPDPTIDIIDELGATYVDSRETPVDEVPDVYEPMDFVYEATGYAKHAFETVEALAPNGVGALLGVPSDWEFEVDGGALHRELVLHNKALVGSVNSNVRHFERGVESVAALPEWFTDDLVTGVYGLDEFERAFDDDDTTIKTAVEFGSR
- the gfcR gene encoding transcriptional regulator GfcR; amino-acid sequence: MKNVDDLIDDAAELAERGLSKGEIADELNVSRETASWLVDRSGATPGDAAGTDDAGATGPSGPQDIHVDWSAIGRDSKRLTHVGRAMADLLAKEGEEVDLTVGIEKAGTPLATTIARELDTDMAAYAPAKHQWEEGDLDQTGGGFSRNFATIRGRECFVVDDTVTSGTTLTETVEAVQAEGGKPKACVVIVDKQGLDEVSGVPVYSLINVVGVGRD